The Tenrec ecaudatus isolate mTenEca1 chromosome 6, mTenEca1.hap1, whole genome shotgun sequence genome has a window encoding:
- the SGSM3 gene encoding small G protein signaling modulator 3 isoform X1, with amino-acid sequence MMSGSHAPAAGGPFSALTSSIWPQEILAKCTQVEVAKKEEAEGQLELRYDEFGFRVDTEDADRMLGAGLVEDPQQTLKWQAHLEFTHNHDVGDLTWDKIAVSLPRSEKLRSLVLAGIPHSMRPQLWMRLSGALQKQRSSELSYREMVKNSSNDETIAAKQIEKDLLRTMPANACFADVSSSGVPRLRRILRALAWLYPDIGYCQGTGMVAACLLLFLEEEAAFWMMCAIVEDLLPASYFSTTLLGVQTDQRVLRHLIVQYLPRLDQLLREHDIELSLITLHWFLTAFASVVRLRLLLRIWDVFFYEGSRVLFQTTLGMLHLKEEELIQSENSASIFNTLSDIPSQMDDAELLLGAAMRLAGSLTDVTVETQRRKHLAYLIADQGQLLGTSTSNNFSQVVRRRAQRRKSGISSLLFGEDDLEALKAKNIKQTELVADLREAILRVARHFQCTDPKNTSVELTPDYSMESHQRDHENYVACSRSHRRRAKALLDFERHDDDELGFRKNDIITIVSQKDEHCWVGELNGLRGWFPAKFVEVLDERSKEYSIAGDDSVTEGVTDLVRGTLCPALKALFEHGLKKPSLLGGACHPWLFIEEAAGREVERDFDSVYSRLVLCKTYRLDEDGKVLTPEELLYRAVQSVNVTHDAAHAQMDVKLRSLICVGLNEQVLHLWLEVLCSSLATVEKWYQPWSFLRSPGWVQIKCELRVLCCFAFSLSQDWELPVKREEEKQPLKEGVQDMLVKHHLFSWDIDG; translated from the exons ATGATGTCAG GAAGCCACGCACCTGCTGCTGgtggccccttctcagccctgacctCGAGCATCTGGCCCCAGGAGATCCTGGCCAAGTGCACACAGGTAGAAGTTGCCAAG AAGGAAGAGGCCGAGGGGCAGCTGGAGCTCCGCTACGATGAGTTCGGGTTCCGTGTGGACACGGAAG ATGCAGACAGGATGCTGGGTGCAGGGCTGGTGGAGGACCCGCAGCAGACCCTGAAGTGGCAGGCCCACCTGGAGTTCACCCACAACCACGACGTGGGGGACCTCACCTGGGACAAGATCGCAGTCTCCCTGCCCCGCTCTGAGAAGCTGCGCTCCCTGGTGTTGGCAGGCATCCCACACAGCATGAGGCCGCAG CTGTGGATGCGGCTCTCCGGAGCCCTGCAGAAGCAGCGTAGCTCGGAGCTCTCCTACCGAGAGATGGTGAAGAACAGCTCCAACGACGAGACCATCGCTGCCAAGCAG ATTGAGAAGGACCTGCTGCGCACCATGCCCGCCAACGCCTGCTTTGCCGACGTCAGCAGCAGTGGGGTGCCACGCCTGCGCAGGATCCTCCGCGCCCTGGCCTGGCTCTACCCCGACATCGGCTACTGCCAGGGCACGGGCATG gtGGCTGCCTGCCTCCTCCTGTTCCTGGAGGAGGAGGCAGCCTTCTGGATGATGTGTGCCATTGTGGAGGACCTACTGCCCGCCTCCTACTTCAGCACCACCCTGCTGGGCGTCCAGACAGACCAGCGCGTGCTGCGCCACCTCATCGTCCAGTACCTGCCCCGGCTGGACCAGCTGCTCCGGGAGCACGACATCG AGCTGTCCCTGATCACGCTGCACTGGTTCCTGACGGCCTTTGCCAGCGTGGTGCGCCTGCGGCTGCTGCTGCGCATCTGGGACGTGTTCTTCTACGAGGGCTCCCGAGTGCTCTTCCAGACCACCCTCGGCATGCTGCACCTCAAG gaagaggagctgatccagTCCGAGAACTCGGCCTCCATCTTCAACACGCTGTCGGACATTCCATCACAGATGGATGATGCGGAGCTGCTGCTGGGAGCAGCCATGCGGCTGGCTGGCTCCCTCACGGACGTGACTGTGGAGACCCAGCGTCGCAAGCACTTGGCCTACCTCATCGCAGACCAGGGCCAGCTCCTGGGAACCAGCACCTCCAACAACTTCTCTCAG GTGGTTCGTCGCAGGGCCCAGCGCAGGAAGTCAGGCATCAGCTCCCTGCTCTTTG GGGAGGACGACCTAGAGGCTCTGAAGGCCAAGAACATCAAGCAGACGGAGCTGGTGGCTGACCTGCGGGAAGCCATTCTGCGTGTGGCCCGTCATTTCCAATGCACAGATCCCAAAAACACTAGTGTG GAGCTAACCCCGGACTACAGCATGGAGAGCCACCAGCGGGACCACGAGAACTATGTGGCCTGCTCCCGCAGCCACCGGCGCCGCGCCAAGGCCCTGCTGGACTTTGAGCGGCATGACGACGATGAGCTAGGATTCCGCAAGAATGACATCATCAcg ATCGTCTCCCAGAAAGACGAGCACTGCTGGGTGGGGGAGCTGAATGGCCTTCGGG GCTGGTTTCCGGCCAAGTTTGTGGAAGTCCTGGATGAGCGGAGCAAAGAG TACTCCATTGCGGGGGATGACTCGGTGACCGAGGGTGTCACAGACCTCGTGCGTGGGACCCTCTGCCCGGCCCTCAAGGCCCTGTTTGAACATGGGCTGAAGAAGCCTTCCCTGCTGGGGGGTGCCTGCCACCCCTGGCTCTTTATTGAGGAG GCAGCGGGTCGGGAGGTGGAGAGGGACTTCGACTCAGTGTACTCCCGCCTGGTGCTCTGTAAGACCTACAG GTTGGACGAAGATGGCAAAGTCCTGACTCCTGAAGAGCTGCTCTACCGG GCGGTGCAGTCGGTGAACGTGACCCACGACGCAGCACACGCCCAGATGGACGTGAAGCTCCGCTCCCTCATCTGCGTGGGGCTCAA TGAGCAGGTGCTGCACCTGTGGCTGGAGGTGCTCTGCTCCAGCCTGGCCACAGTGGAGAAGTGGTACCAGCCCTGGTCCTTCCTGCGCAGCCCCGGCTGGGTCCAGATCAAGTGTGAGCTCCG CGTCCTCTGCTGCTTTGCCTTCAGCCTCTCCCAGGACTGGGAACTTCCTGTGAAGAGAGAG GAGGAGAAGCAGCCCCTGAAGGAGGGCGTGCAGGACATGCTGGTGAAGCACCATCTTTTCAGCTGGGACATAGATGGGTGA
- the SGSM3 gene encoding small G protein signaling modulator 3 isoform X2, which translates to MMSGSHAPAAGGPFSALTSSIWPQEILAKCTQKEEAEGQLELRYDEFGFRVDTEDADRMLGAGLVEDPQQTLKWQAHLEFTHNHDVGDLTWDKIAVSLPRSEKLRSLVLAGIPHSMRPQLWMRLSGALQKQRSSELSYREMVKNSSNDETIAAKQIEKDLLRTMPANACFADVSSSGVPRLRRILRALAWLYPDIGYCQGTGMVAACLLLFLEEEAAFWMMCAIVEDLLPASYFSTTLLGVQTDQRVLRHLIVQYLPRLDQLLREHDIELSLITLHWFLTAFASVVRLRLLLRIWDVFFYEGSRVLFQTTLGMLHLKEEELIQSENSASIFNTLSDIPSQMDDAELLLGAAMRLAGSLTDVTVETQRRKHLAYLIADQGQLLGTSTSNNFSQVVRRRAQRRKSGISSLLFGEDDLEALKAKNIKQTELVADLREAILRVARHFQCTDPKNTSVELTPDYSMESHQRDHENYVACSRSHRRRAKALLDFERHDDDELGFRKNDIITIVSQKDEHCWVGELNGLRGWFPAKFVEVLDERSKEYSIAGDDSVTEGVTDLVRGTLCPALKALFEHGLKKPSLLGGACHPWLFIEEAAGREVERDFDSVYSRLVLCKTYRLDEDGKVLTPEELLYRAVQSVNVTHDAAHAQMDVKLRSLICVGLNEQVLHLWLEVLCSSLATVEKWYQPWSFLRSPGWVQIKCELRVLCCFAFSLSQDWELPVKREEEKQPLKEGVQDMLVKHHLFSWDIDG; encoded by the exons ATGATGTCAG GAAGCCACGCACCTGCTGCTGgtggccccttctcagccctgacctCGAGCATCTGGCCCCAGGAGATCCTGGCCAAGTGCACACAG AAGGAAGAGGCCGAGGGGCAGCTGGAGCTCCGCTACGATGAGTTCGGGTTCCGTGTGGACACGGAAG ATGCAGACAGGATGCTGGGTGCAGGGCTGGTGGAGGACCCGCAGCAGACCCTGAAGTGGCAGGCCCACCTGGAGTTCACCCACAACCACGACGTGGGGGACCTCACCTGGGACAAGATCGCAGTCTCCCTGCCCCGCTCTGAGAAGCTGCGCTCCCTGGTGTTGGCAGGCATCCCACACAGCATGAGGCCGCAG CTGTGGATGCGGCTCTCCGGAGCCCTGCAGAAGCAGCGTAGCTCGGAGCTCTCCTACCGAGAGATGGTGAAGAACAGCTCCAACGACGAGACCATCGCTGCCAAGCAG ATTGAGAAGGACCTGCTGCGCACCATGCCCGCCAACGCCTGCTTTGCCGACGTCAGCAGCAGTGGGGTGCCACGCCTGCGCAGGATCCTCCGCGCCCTGGCCTGGCTCTACCCCGACATCGGCTACTGCCAGGGCACGGGCATG gtGGCTGCCTGCCTCCTCCTGTTCCTGGAGGAGGAGGCAGCCTTCTGGATGATGTGTGCCATTGTGGAGGACCTACTGCCCGCCTCCTACTTCAGCACCACCCTGCTGGGCGTCCAGACAGACCAGCGCGTGCTGCGCCACCTCATCGTCCAGTACCTGCCCCGGCTGGACCAGCTGCTCCGGGAGCACGACATCG AGCTGTCCCTGATCACGCTGCACTGGTTCCTGACGGCCTTTGCCAGCGTGGTGCGCCTGCGGCTGCTGCTGCGCATCTGGGACGTGTTCTTCTACGAGGGCTCCCGAGTGCTCTTCCAGACCACCCTCGGCATGCTGCACCTCAAG gaagaggagctgatccagTCCGAGAACTCGGCCTCCATCTTCAACACGCTGTCGGACATTCCATCACAGATGGATGATGCGGAGCTGCTGCTGGGAGCAGCCATGCGGCTGGCTGGCTCCCTCACGGACGTGACTGTGGAGACCCAGCGTCGCAAGCACTTGGCCTACCTCATCGCAGACCAGGGCCAGCTCCTGGGAACCAGCACCTCCAACAACTTCTCTCAG GTGGTTCGTCGCAGGGCCCAGCGCAGGAAGTCAGGCATCAGCTCCCTGCTCTTTG GGGAGGACGACCTAGAGGCTCTGAAGGCCAAGAACATCAAGCAGACGGAGCTGGTGGCTGACCTGCGGGAAGCCATTCTGCGTGTGGCCCGTCATTTCCAATGCACAGATCCCAAAAACACTAGTGTG GAGCTAACCCCGGACTACAGCATGGAGAGCCACCAGCGGGACCACGAGAACTATGTGGCCTGCTCCCGCAGCCACCGGCGCCGCGCCAAGGCCCTGCTGGACTTTGAGCGGCATGACGACGATGAGCTAGGATTCCGCAAGAATGACATCATCAcg ATCGTCTCCCAGAAAGACGAGCACTGCTGGGTGGGGGAGCTGAATGGCCTTCGGG GCTGGTTTCCGGCCAAGTTTGTGGAAGTCCTGGATGAGCGGAGCAAAGAG TACTCCATTGCGGGGGATGACTCGGTGACCGAGGGTGTCACAGACCTCGTGCGTGGGACCCTCTGCCCGGCCCTCAAGGCCCTGTTTGAACATGGGCTGAAGAAGCCTTCCCTGCTGGGGGGTGCCTGCCACCCCTGGCTCTTTATTGAGGAG GCAGCGGGTCGGGAGGTGGAGAGGGACTTCGACTCAGTGTACTCCCGCCTGGTGCTCTGTAAGACCTACAG GTTGGACGAAGATGGCAAAGTCCTGACTCCTGAAGAGCTGCTCTACCGG GCGGTGCAGTCGGTGAACGTGACCCACGACGCAGCACACGCCCAGATGGACGTGAAGCTCCGCTCCCTCATCTGCGTGGGGCTCAA TGAGCAGGTGCTGCACCTGTGGCTGGAGGTGCTCTGCTCCAGCCTGGCCACAGTGGAGAAGTGGTACCAGCCCTGGTCCTTCCTGCGCAGCCCCGGCTGGGTCCAGATCAAGTGTGAGCTCCG CGTCCTCTGCTGCTTTGCCTTCAGCCTCTCCCAGGACTGGGAACTTCCTGTGAAGAGAGAG GAGGAGAAGCAGCCCCTGAAGGAGGGCGTGCAGGACATGCTGGTGAAGCACCATCTTTTCAGCTGGGACATAGATGGGTGA